From the Malus domestica chromosome 17, GDT2T_hap1 genome, one window contains:
- the LOC139193575 gene encoding casparian strip membrane protein 1-like has translation MKAGAAVELGHGESNSKGIASTTASAGVNRGASILDFILRIVAFLGTLVSAIAMGTTQERLPFFTQFLQFRAEYDDLPTFTFFVVTNSIVCTYLVFSLALSVFHIIRSNAKKSRIILIFFDTAMLALLTAGASAAAAAIVYLAHKGNAKANWFAICQQFNAFCEHISGSLIGSFVGVVVFILLILLSAAALSRR, from the exons ATGAAGGCAGGAGCAGCTGTTGAGCTTGGTCATGGTGAGTCCAACTCCAAAGGGATAGCTTCAACCACTGCAAGCGCAGGGGTGAATCGAGGAGCATCAATCCTCGACTTCATTCTGCGTATAGTTGCGTTTCTTGGGACCTTGGTGAGCGCAATCGCCATGGGAACCACCCAGGAAAGGCTTCCTTTCTTCACTCAGTTCCTTCAGTTCAGGGCTGAGTACGATGATCTTCCCACATTCAC GTTTTTCGTGGTTACGAATTCCATTGTGTGCACCTATCTGGTGTTTTCTCTAGCCCTTTCCGTCTTCCACATCATACGAAGCAATGCTAAGAAGAGCAGGATTATCTTGATCTTCTTCGACACG GCAATGCTTGCTCTTCTGACGGCAGGTGCttctgcagcagcagcagctatTGTGTACTTAGCACACAAAGGAAATGCCAAGGCGAATTGGTTTGCCATTTGCCAACAATTCAACGCCTTCTGTGAGCATATCTCTGGCTCTTTGATCGGATCATTTGTTGGAGTTGTTGTGTTCATCCTCTTAATCTTGCTGTCAGCTGCGGCCCTCTCTAGGCGCTGA